One part of the Maribacter aquivivus genome encodes these proteins:
- a CDS encoding PQQ-dependent sugar dehydrogenase — MKNSIIFNLLFVVSLNFSCAQNTDNKVTTPKESVFTAELFVDEVQIPWGFTFFPDNSILITEKEGKLIHFNNGKKTIIGNLPEVYNRGQGGLLDVALHPKYKENGWIYLTYASVEGEEKGGHTALMRAKLKNNSLTEKQVLYKAAPNTTKGQHFGSRIAFDNDGYLYFSIGERGDREINPQDIKRDGGKIYRLHDDGRIPKDNPFISEKGAKTAIYSYGHRNPQGLIKHPDTGEIWDNEHGPRGGDEINIIKKGANYGWPLVTYGINYGGTPITDKTEMSGMEQPIHYWVPSIAPSGMEFVTSDKYKNWKGSLLVGSLAFQYLERLVMDGNKVIAREKLMDGLGRVRAVKQGPDGFIYVAVEGKGIYKLIPKK, encoded by the coding sequence ATGAAAAATAGTATCATCTTCAACCTTTTATTCGTTGTATCGCTAAATTTTTCTTGCGCGCAAAATACTGATAACAAAGTAACTACACCCAAAGAGTCTGTTTTCACAGCTGAGCTGTTCGTCGATGAGGTACAGATTCCATGGGGGTTCACCTTCTTTCCTGACAATAGTATTTTAATCACTGAAAAAGAAGGCAAATTGATTCATTTTAACAATGGAAAAAAAACGATAATCGGTAATTTACCTGAAGTGTATAATAGAGGTCAAGGCGGATTATTAGATGTTGCCCTTCACCCTAAGTACAAAGAAAACGGATGGATCTACCTTACTTATGCATCAGTTGAAGGTGAAGAAAAAGGTGGACATACCGCATTGATGAGAGCAAAATTGAAGAACAATTCTTTGACCGAAAAACAAGTGCTTTATAAGGCTGCACCAAATACTACAAAAGGGCAACATTTTGGATCCAGAATTGCTTTTGATAATGATGGATATTTATATTTCTCTATTGGCGAACGTGGCGACAGAGAGATCAACCCGCAAGACATTAAAAGAGATGGTGGTAAAATTTACCGTTTACATGACGATGGGCGTATTCCGAAAGACAATCCGTTTATAAGCGAAAAAGGCGCGAAGACTGCAATTTACAGTTACGGACACCGAAATCCGCAAGGGTTAATAAAGCACCCTGATACAGGTGAAATTTGGGATAACGAACATGGGCCAAGAGGTGGTGATGAAATAAATATTATTAAAAAAGGGGCTAATTATGGCTGGCCATTGGTTACCTACGGAATCAATTATGGTGGCACCCCAATTACCGACAAAACAGAAATGAGCGGAATGGAGCAACCCATACATTATTGGGTACCTTCTATTGCCCCAAGCGGAATGGAGTTTGTAACTTCGGATAAGTACAAAAATTGGAAAGGGAGTCTTTTAGTAGGATCCTTGGCTTTTCAATATTTAGAACGATTAGTTATGGATGGAAACAAAGTAATCGCCCGTGAAAAATTAATGGACGGACTAGGTAGAGTACGTGCTGTAAAGCAAGGTCCCGATGGTTTTATTTATGTAGCCGTTGAAGGAAAAGGTATTTATAAACTAATTCCGAAAAAGTAG
- a CDS encoding DeoR/GlpR family DNA-binding transcription regulator encodes MLKEERQQTILSEVDLHNRILISDIAEALDVSIDTIRRDVKELDAENKLRKVHGGAISMGYMTNSARNTNIYKIEDKAAIATKAVSMLRDGAVIFLDGGTTCMELARIIPENLNLTCFTISLPVAMELSHKANINVISIGGQISKEAQIAIGANAIHHISEIRFDYSFIGTGYVDATYGLTEFDWDIVQIKKAVIKASKKTVLLSISEKLNSQHRYKTCDINSINTMITELKPDDKLLKAFRNHDIKIL; translated from the coding sequence ATGCTAAAAGAAGAACGTCAGCAAACCATTTTAAGTGAGGTTGACCTGCACAATAGAATACTTATATCAGATATTGCTGAGGCATTAGATGTGTCTATAGATACTATTAGGCGTGACGTCAAAGAGCTTGATGCGGAGAATAAACTGCGTAAAGTTCATGGTGGTGCAATCTCTATGGGTTACATGACCAATAGTGCTAGAAATACTAATATATATAAGATAGAAGATAAAGCAGCAATTGCTACTAAGGCAGTTAGTATGTTGCGAGATGGTGCCGTTATTTTTTTAGATGGTGGTACTACCTGTATGGAACTTGCCAGAATTATACCTGAGAATTTAAACCTTACTTGTTTTACAATCAGTTTGCCGGTAGCTATGGAATTGTCTCACAAGGCGAATATTAATGTAATTTCTATTGGTGGACAAATTTCTAAGGAAGCACAGATTGCTATTGGAGCAAATGCCATTCATCATATTTCTGAAATACGATTCGATTATAGTTTTATAGGTACAGGTTATGTTGATGCAACCTACGGATTAACAGAATTTGATTGGGATATTGTACAAATTAAAAAGGCAGTAATTAAAGCATCAAAGAAAACTGTGCTTTTATCCATTTCTGAAAAACTAAATTCTCAGCACCGCTATAAAACATGTGATATCAATTCTATAAATACGATGATCACAGAATTAAAGCCAGATGACAAATTGCTAAAGGCTTTTAGAAATCACGATATAAAAATTTTATAA
- the murQ gene encoding N-acetylmuramic acid 6-phosphate etherase has protein sequence MDYKKITETPSNHDNLELMDTTTILQKMNEEDKKIADAVEKTIPQVTKLVDALTERFNKGGRLFYIGAGTSGRLGILDASEIPPTFGMPHERVVGLIAGGDTAIRKAVENAEDATKQAWLDLKAHDINTNDVVVGIAASGSTPYVIGGLEDAKKNGILTAAITNNPGAPIARIADIPIEINVGPEFLTGSTRMKSGTSQKLVLNMISTALMIKIGRVKGNKMVNMQLSNDKLVDRGTRYIMEGLNIEYAAAEALLKQHGSVKLAIDAGRG, from the coding sequence ATGGATTACAAAAAAATTACCGAGACTCCGTCTAACCACGACAATTTAGAGTTGATGGATACTACTACTATTCTTCAAAAAATGAATGAGGAGGATAAGAAGATTGCCGATGCAGTAGAAAAAACGATTCCGCAAGTAACAAAACTAGTAGATGCCTTGACAGAGAGATTCAATAAAGGCGGAAGATTATTTTACATAGGTGCAGGGACCAGTGGTAGATTAGGGATTTTAGATGCTTCTGAAATTCCGCCAACTTTTGGTATGCCGCATGAACGTGTAGTTGGTTTAATTGCTGGTGGTGATACTGCAATTAGAAAAGCGGTTGAAAACGCTGAAGATGCAACTAAACAGGCATGGTTAGATTTAAAAGCCCACGATATTAATACGAATGATGTGGTAGTGGGCATAGCTGCATCTGGTAGTACACCATACGTAATAGGAGGATTGGAAGATGCTAAGAAAAACGGCATCCTCACTGCGGCAATTACCAACAATCCTGGAGCGCCAATTGCCAGAATTGCAGATATTCCTATTGAGATTAATGTAGGTCCAGAATTTCTTACAGGTAGTACTAGAATGAAAAGTGGTACGTCTCAAAAATTGGTTTTGAATATGATTTCTACAGCTCTAATGATTAAGATTGGCAGAGTGAAAGGGAATAAAATGGTAAACATGCAATTAAGTAACGATAAGTTGGTTGATCGTGGTACGCGCTATATCATGGAAGGGCTGAATATTGAATACGCCGCGGCTGAAGCTTTGTTGAAACAACATGGCTCCGTTAAGCTAGCTATTGATGCTGGTAGGGGGTAA
- the nagB gene encoding glucosamine-6-phosphate deaminase, whose product MKTAVKNSKIDITHKPIGQFEETRFEKIHNVIFEDSNEASIVVAHEIAALIKKRQGQKRNCVLGLATGSSPIRVYEELVRMHKEEGLSFKNVITFNLDEYLPMEPNNIQSYFYFMHEHLFNHVDIPEKNIHIPDGTVSNEETTAYCLSYDRKIKEHGGLDFQLLGIGRTGHVGFNEPGSHFNSGTRVITLDHITRVDAAPSFLGIANVPRKAITMGIATVRKAKRIVLLGWGENKAGIIKKTIEGDISSHVPATYLQEHDNCTFVLDTGAGSQLTRNKTPWLVDACEWNEELKAKAMVWLCETTGKTILSLTDKDYNDNGMADLLALADSYDLNIEMFNKLQHTITGWPGGKPNADDTHRPERATPAKKRVIIFSPHPDDDVISMGGTFDRLVEQGHDVHIVYQTSGNIAVSDTDARKYAEIAMQINPSDEAKNIIKSIAEKNETRIDAPEVRNLKGKIRRGESYAATRYMGLDDNNVHFLDLPFYETGTIKKKNLSEEDIKIVVDIIKQIKPHQIYAAGDLADPHGTHKVCLDAVFAACEELKSESFMKDCWVWLYRGAWHEWDINEIEMAVPMSPGQVLKKRYAIFCHQSQKDGVMFQGDDSREFWMRAEERNRDTANKYKSMGLSSYAAMEAFVRHKFN is encoded by the coding sequence ATGAAAACAGCAGTAAAAAATTCCAAGATCGACATCACCCACAAACCCATTGGTCAGTTTGAAGAAACACGATTCGAAAAAATACATAATGTCATTTTCGAAGACTCCAATGAAGCTTCTATAGTAGTAGCTCATGAAATTGCTGCATTAATAAAAAAGAGACAAGGGCAAAAAAGAAATTGCGTTTTAGGTTTAGCAACTGGTTCTTCACCAATAAGAGTTTATGAAGAGTTGGTTCGTATGCACAAAGAAGAAGGTTTAAGCTTTAAAAATGTTATCACCTTTAACTTAGATGAATACTTACCTATGGAGCCGAATAACATACAGAGTTATTTCTACTTCATGCATGAGCATCTTTTTAATCATGTAGATATTCCTGAAAAAAATATTCATATACCAGATGGCACCGTAAGTAATGAAGAAACTACAGCATACTGCCTAAGCTACGATCGCAAAATAAAAGAGCATGGCGGTTTAGACTTTCAACTATTAGGTATTGGTAGAACGGGGCATGTTGGCTTTAACGAACCAGGATCACATTTTAATTCTGGAACACGAGTAATTACTTTAGACCACATTACAAGAGTAGATGCAGCACCTTCTTTTTTAGGTATAGCCAATGTACCTAGAAAAGCAATTACTATGGGCATCGCTACGGTAAGAAAAGCCAAGAGAATTGTTTTATTGGGCTGGGGCGAAAACAAAGCAGGCATCATTAAAAAAACTATTGAAGGCGATATTTCTTCGCACGTGCCGGCAACGTACCTACAAGAGCATGACAATTGTACTTTTGTTTTAGATACAGGTGCAGGTAGCCAATTAACTAGAAATAAAACACCTTGGTTGGTTGATGCATGCGAATGGAACGAAGAGCTAAAGGCAAAAGCAATGGTTTGGCTTTGTGAAACTACAGGCAAGACTATTTTAAGTTTGACAGATAAAGATTATAATGATAACGGTATGGCTGATCTTTTAGCCTTAGCTGATTCTTATGATCTAAATATTGAAATGTTCAATAAATTACAACATACCATTACGGGTTGGCCAGGTGGAAAACCTAATGCTGACGATACTCACAGACCAGAACGTGCCACACCCGCTAAAAAGAGAGTAATCATATTTAGTCCGCATCCAGATGATGATGTTATTTCTATGGGTGGAACCTTTGACAGGTTAGTAGAGCAAGGTCATGATGTACATATTGTATATCAAACTTCTGGCAACATTGCAGTTTCAGATACTGATGCTAGAAAATATGCAGAGATAGCCATGCAAATTAATCCGTCTGATGAGGCTAAGAATATTATTAAATCTATAGCAGAGAAAAACGAAACTCGAATAGACGCTCCAGAGGTTAGAAATTTAAAAGGAAAAATAAGAAGAGGAGAATCATATGCCGCAACCAGATACATGGGGCTTGATGATAATAATGTACATTTTTTAGATCTTCCGTTTTATGAAACAGGAACGATAAAGAAGAAAAATTTATCTGAGGAAGATATTAAGATAGTTGTAGATATTATCAAACAAATAAAACCTCATCAAATTTATGCCGCTGGAGATTTAGCCGATCCGCATGGCACACATAAGGTTTGTTTAGATGCCGTATTTGCAGCATGCGAAGAATTGAAATCAGAGTCATTTATGAAAGATTGCTGGGTATGGTTGTACAGAGGTGCTTGGCATGAGTGGGATATCAACGAAATTGAAATGGCAGTACCAATGAGTCCGGGGCAAGTATTGAAAAAGCGATATGCTATTTTCTGTCACCAATCTCAAAAAGACGGAGTAATGTTTCAAGGTGACGACTCTAGAGAATTCTGGATGCGTGCAGAAGAAAGAAACCGTGATACCGCTAATAAATACAAATCAATGGGCTTATCATCATACGCTGCTATGGAGGCCTTTGTAAGACATAAATTTAACTAA